The sequence ATGACCGGGATGGCTGGATTTTGACATCCGTCAGCGGTCATCCGTCTTCTGTTCCCTTATTTTACTGCCATATTGTATAATTGCCTGTATGACTGATAATGAAAACCGCGTCATTGACCCCGAACCGAAGCCCGGCGACCGTTTGGACTATGCTTTGCGCCCTACAGGGCTGGAAGAGTTAATTGGGCAGCCACTCATCAAGGAAAACTTGCGTATTCTAATCACGGCGGCCCGCCAGCGTAGTGAAGCCCTCGATCATGTGCTTTTCTACGGCCCGCCCGGATTGGGAAAAACCACCCTGGCACATATTTTGGCCAATGAAATGGGGGTTAATATCAAGGTGACGGCTGGCCCGGCGATTGAACGCGCTGGCGATTTGGCCGCCATTCTCACCAATTTGCGCGCCGGGGATATTCTCTTCATTGATGAAATTCACCGCCTGGGCCGAGTGGTGGAAGAAGTACTTTATCCGGCGATGGAAGATTACGCCCTCGATATTGTGATCGGCAAAGGCCCTTCGGCGCGTTCGGTTCGCCTGAAATTGCCGCGTTTTACAGTAGTGGGCGCCACCACACGGCTGGCGCTGGTTACAGCTCCGCTGCGGGCGCGCTTTGGCGCCACGTATCGCCTCGATTATTACCGGCTTCAGGATATGGAAGATATTATTATCCGCGCTGCTGATCAATTAAATGTGCCTGCTGAGGCGGCCGGGATTACTGCCATCGGGCAGCGCGCCCGCGGCACGCCGCGCGTGGCTTTGCGTCTGCTGCGCCGGGTGCGCGATTATGCCGAGGTGCGCGCCGATGGCACCATTACACAGCAAATCGCTATGCAGGCGCTCGATTTGCTCAATGTTGATGAACGCGGCCTCGATGAGATGGATCGGCGCGTATTGCGCGCCATTATTGAAAAATATGGCGGCGGCCCGGTCGGGCTTTCGACCATCGCTGCCTCGATCAGCGAGGAAGCCGATACGATTATGGATGTTGTTGAACCTTATCTGATGCAGTTGGGCTTGTTGGAGCGCACCTCGCAGGGACGCCTGGTAACCCCGGCGGCTTATGAACACCTCGGTTTACAGCCGCCGCGCTCGCATCAACAGCCGCAGCTTTTATGAAAACCAGCGATTTTGATTATGTTCTTCCTGAAAGCTGTATAGCGCAAACACCGGTGGAGCCGCGGGATCGTGCGCGTTTACTGGTATTCGACCGCACTGCAGATACGCTGGAGCACACCATCTTCCGTGATTTGGGCGGCTGGCTGCGCCCCGAAGATTTACTGGTCGTCAACCAGACGCGTGTGATTCCGGCGCGTTTGTTCGGGCGTAAAATCCCCACGGGCGGGCGCGTGGAATTGCTCCTGCTGCGCCGCCAGGAAGCGCAGGTTTGGGAGGCGCTCGGTGGCGGCAAGGGACTCACCCCCGGGAAGCGCGTGCAACTGGATGATGGTCCCCAGGCCGAAATTCTCGCCGATCTGGGCGGGGCGCGGCGTTTGGTGCGTTTTGACGAACCCGTAGGCCCGTATCTGGATGCGATTGGGCATGTGCCGCTGCCGCCGTATATCCATGAAAAATTGACTGACCCGGAACGTTATCAAACCGTGTATAACCAGGAGCCAGGCTCCGCGGCTGCGCCTACTGCCGGGTTGCATTTTACCCGCGAGTTGATGGAAGCGCTGCAAGCGCAAGGCGTAAAATTTGCTTCAGTTACCTTGCACGTTGGGCTGGATACATTTGCCCCGGTGCATGAAGCTGACCCGCGGGAACATCAGATCCATACGGAGTGGTGTAGAATCACCCCGGAGACAGTACAGGCCATTGAGTTGGCGCGCCACGCCGGAGGGCGTGTGATTGCCGTGGGAACCACCAGCGCACGCGTACTCGAATCGGCTGCGCGTCAGGCTCCAGATAAAACGGTGATCCAGCCCTTTGAAGGTCCCACGGATTTATTTATCTTACCGGGGTATACTTTCAGGGTAGTGGATGCCATGATTACAAATTTCCACCTGC comes from Chloroflexota bacterium and encodes:
- the ruvB gene encoding Holliday junction branch migration DNA helicase RuvB — its product is MTDNENRVIDPEPKPGDRLDYALRPTGLEELIGQPLIKENLRILITAARQRSEALDHVLFYGPPGLGKTTLAHILANEMGVNIKVTAGPAIERAGDLAAILTNLRAGDILFIDEIHRLGRVVEEVLYPAMEDYALDIVIGKGPSARSVRLKLPRFTVVGATTRLALVTAPLRARFGATYRLDYYRLQDMEDIIIRAADQLNVPAEAAGITAIGQRARGTPRVALRLLRRVRDYAEVRADGTITQQIAMQALDLLNVDERGLDEMDRRVLRAIIEKYGGGPVGLSTIAASISEEADTIMDVVEPYLMQLGLLERTSQGRLVTPAAYEHLGLQPPRSHQQPQLL
- the queA gene encoding tRNA preQ1(34) S-adenosylmethionine ribosyltransferase-isomerase QueA — encoded protein: MKTSDFDYVLPESCIAQTPVEPRDRARLLVFDRTADTLEHTIFRDLGGWLRPEDLLVVNQTRVIPARLFGRKIPTGGRVELLLLRRQEAQVWEALGGGKGLTPGKRVQLDDGPQAEILADLGGARRLVRFDEPVGPYLDAIGHVPLPPYIHEKLTDPERYQTVYNQEPGSAAAPTAGLHFTRELMEALQAQGVKFASVTLHVGLDTFAPVHEADPREHQIHTEWCRITPETVQAIELARHAGGRVIAVGTTSARVLESAARQAPDKTVIQPFEGPTDLFILPGYTFRVVDAMITNFHLPRSTLLMMISAFAGRERTLNAYELAKHQNYRFYSFGDAMLIL